The window CTCGTTCATTTGCAGCAATTGAGGCTTATGACCGTTCTATCGCTGAAAGAGCTCAAACTTTTGCAGAAGATCTACTAGGTGGATATAAAAAAGAAGCACTTGCTGCTGGAGTAAAAAATGTCAATGTCATAGTAGACTACGGTTCACCAAAAACAATGATTTCTAAGGACATTGCTAAAAAAGTAGAAGCAGATCTAATCATCTGTGGTGCTACTGGTCTAAATGCAATGGAAAGATTCTTAATCGGTAGCGTATCCGAATATATCGTACGTTCTGCTTCCTGTGATGTTCTTGTAGTTCGTACTGACGAAATACTAGATGTATAATATCATAGAATAATTTAAATGGTTGGCCGTGATTCTTCTCTCACGTCCAACCATTTTTTCGGTTATTAGATAGAATTGCCTAGTTTCTCATATTCTAGTCAAGTGCTACAATATTAACTATTCCTAAGACCTTAATCCACTTAAAGATCATTATTCTTTTTGGTTTTTGAAAAGTTAAAAATCCCCATTACCAAACAGAACATACTTAAACTCCATGCCACTCCAGCAAACCCTATTCGAAGTGATATCTCTTCCGATGCCATTAGATGATTAATATCAAAGAATATAACTTTAAACAAAAAATATGCTGCACCTGAAAATAATCCAAAATGTAACAATACCCAAATGTAGCCAGTACTAGTATTTCTATTTTTTACCCAGAAGAGAAATGTAATTAAAACGGCTATCCCCATAATAATAGTGTAACCGACGATTAGCATTCCTTTTACTTCTTGTTCTAGTGGCATTAGAAAACCTCCTTAGATAATCTGCCAAAGCACTCAAACTTTCTAAATCTTACTTTTTAAGTATCTGAGGGTGTTTCATATTCCCTAAATTTACCTTCTAACTCTCTATTCTATAATTTCTTCCAAAACTCCTGCCTCTACTTTAAACGAAAAGGGCATAGAGTATTTTCTCTATGCCCTCTTTTATATGTCACTTTAAATATTTGTTCAGTTACATTTAAACAGGAACAAGTATATGGATGTTATTCCCAATAATTTCTCATTAAATCAGATGCCCATATAGGCTGCTTTATTTCACCTTTTGGTAAAAATTCATTCATAATAGGCTTTATATCTAAAATCGGCGTACCATCAATTGCATCTAATCCTTTGACGAATAAAGAGTTACCGTCTTTACTAATTAGTTCAACCGCTGTTACTCCAATCCTATTCGGTCGATTTTTTCCCCTTTGAGCAAAAATACCAACCTTCGGATAATCTTTGTTGTTTCTAGGATGTCTCGACGTATATTGAATATCGTTTTCTTGAACTAAGTGAAATAGATATATTATCTCCAAGTGACTAAAAGACGTAATTTCATCCAGACAGCTAATGTCCCAATTCTTATCCAACTTTATTTCTGAAACAACTTCTCCCCAGTAATCATCCTTTGGTGTTTTACGCTCATTAAAAGTTACTCCTATTGATTCTAAAGTAAACATATACCATAATCCCCCAATCCTTATATAGGATTACAATAACAGAACTTCATAAATCTAGGGATTACAGATTATTTATAAAGAGTAATATGAATTCCTTATTGTAAATCTACATTAAGGAATTGGCCCTCAAAGGTTCGCTATTCTCACCGTATCTCTAGCAATCATAATCTCTTCATTCGTTGGTATAACGATTACTTTCACAGGAGAATGAGGATAATTGATGAATGTTTCTTTTCCGTTTATTTTGTTTAAGTCTGGATCCATATAAACGCCCATGAACTGAAGTCCCTTTAACACTTTTTCACGTATTACTTCACTATTCTCTCCGATTCCCGCTGTGAAAATAATGGCATCTACACCATTCATACGTGCCGCATAGGAGCCGATGTATTTATGAATTCGATTGGCGAATACATCTAGTGCCAGCTGCGCACGCTCATTTCCTTTGGCAGCTTCCCCAACGATATCTCGTAAATCACTGGAAAAACCAGAAACTCCGAGCATCCCCGACTTCTTATTTAAAATATCTAAAACACCTTCAGCATTTTTACCTGTTTTCTCCATCAAATATGGGATTAAAGCAGGATCAATATTACCCGATCTTGTTCCCATTGTCACACCTGCAAGTGGTGTAAATCCCATAGATGTATCGATTGATTTACCATGATGAATAGCTGCAATACTTGCTCCATTGCCTAGGTGACAGGATATAAATCGAGTTGTTTCCAGTGGTCTATTTAATAGGAATGCAGCTCTCTGAGATACGTACTTATGTGAAGTTCCGTGAAAACCATATTTTCTAATACCGTATTTTTCATAGTAGTCGTAAGGAATTGAGTATAGATAAGAACTTTCTGGCATCGTTTGATGGAATGCAGTATCAAAAACAGCTACTGCTGGGACATTTGGAAGCTCCTTTTTAAATACATTTATACCAGTAACGTTTGCTGGATTATGAAGTGGTGCTAACTCCGATAATTTTTCTAAAGTATCTAATACTTCGGTTGTTATTAAAACGGAGTCGCTGTAAACCTCACCACCATGAACAACACGATGCCCAATACCTTCGATTTCATCTAACGAATCGATCACATTTTTTTCAATCAGCATATTCATCAATAGTTTTACCGCTTGTTCGTGATTGTCCACCTGTTCAATTATATTAATACGTTCTTCATTTGTCGTCATCGTAAAAATAGGATTACCTAGACCAATTCTTTCTATTAATCCCTTTGCAATTACCTGTTCGTCTACCATTTCAAAAACCTGGAATTTTAATGAAGAGCTTCCCGCATTTACTGCTAATATTATTGGCATAAAAAACGCTCCTTCGTTGAACTAGTACTTTAATTGTACCGTTCAAGGAAGGAGCTAGCAACTTACTTCATATTCTCTTCTTGCCAAATTTCGATCTTTTTCAAAAATAGTTCCATGGCTTCTTTGTTCATCATGTTTGGAACCTTCGCTAATAGAACCTCTCTCGGCGCTTTCAAATCATCACTTTTCTTTTGTAATATCAAAAGGCTTTTCTCTTGTCCCTTTGTTTTAAAAATAGAATTTGGAAACTGAATGACTGCTTGAATCCAACCATTTTCCTTGATGAATTCATGAAGTTTCGGTGCCTGTTTCGATTCAAATATAGTATCTGGCACTAAAAAGAATAGATAGCCGCCCGGTTTTACATGCTTCATCGATTGCTCGATAAATAAATGATGAGCATAGGACATTTCCTCCAAACTATGCAGGAAGTAATCCTGTGCTGTTTCTGTATCCGGATAATATCCAACAGGTAAGTCGCTTACGACAATATCCACAGGGTCGATTAGAAGCGGCTTTAAAGCATCCTGTCTAAATAATTGGATGTCATGCGTAAGAAGTTCACCAGTTTGTGCAGCCAGCTGGATTAACAGTTCATCAATTTCTACACCAAATGCATAGTTTTCTGTCGGTAATGCATTCATAATTGTATACAACAAATTTCCTGTTCCAAGTGCTGGGTCCAAAATCGACAGTTCTTTTTTATTTTTTGTCATTTCTTTTACAAAATAACTTACCAATAGTCCGATAGCGTCTGGGGTCATCTGATGATTAACCTGTGCAGACTTCTTCATGCCTTTTAAAATAGCTAATTGAATGGCTTTGCGAATTTGTTCTTTATCTGCATTTAGAATAGATGGTCTCTTTTTATCAGATAGCCAAAGTTCTAGAGCATATACGACGCCTTCTAAATACGTAGCAGAAGCCTCATTTTCGATAAAACCGCTCTCTTGATCAATATACTTAAAAATTTGTTCAACATGTGTGTGCATAGTATCCCTCATAGTAAAACCCACTCCTTCTTCAGAGTGGGCTTGCATTATTTTAGTTAATTAGTTTGTTAATGCTTTTACCGCTTCTAATGCTTTTTCATAATTTGGATGATCCGTTCCTTCTCCAACATACTCAGCATAAGTTACAACATCGTTTTTATCTACTACAAATACAGAACGAGCTAATAAGCGTAATTCTTGCATAAGTACTCCGTAAGCTTCT is drawn from Psychrobacillus sp. INOP01 and contains these coding sequences:
- a CDS encoding SAM-dependent methyltransferase, with protein sequence MFTLESIGVTFNERKTPKDDYWGEVVSEIKLDKNWDISCLDEITSFSHLEIIYLFHLVQENDIQYTSRHPRNNKDYPKVGIFAQRGKNRPNRIGVTAVELISKDGNSLFVKGLDAIDGTPILDIKPIMNEFLPKGEIKQPIWASDLMRNYWE
- a CDS encoding universal stress protein — protein: MTLKYNQILVAVDGSKEAEYAFKKSASIAARNNATLNLINIIDTRSFAAIEAYDRSIAERAQTFAEDLLGGYKKEALAAGVKNVNVIVDYGSPKTMISKDIAKKVEADLIICGATGLNAMERFLIGSVSEYIVRSASCDVLVVRTDEILDV
- a CDS encoding class I SAM-dependent methyltransferase produces the protein MRDTMHTHVEQIFKYIDQESGFIENEASATYLEGVVYALELWLSDKKRPSILNADKEQIRKAIQLAILKGMKKSAQVNHQMTPDAIGLLVSYFVKEMTKNKKELSILDPALGTGNLLYTIMNALPTENYAFGVEIDELLIQLAAQTGELLTHDIQLFRQDALKPLLIDPVDIVVSDLPVGYYPDTETAQDYFLHSLEEMSYAHHLFIEQSMKHVKPGGYLFFLVPDTIFESKQAPKLHEFIKENGWIQAVIQFPNSIFKTKGQEKSLLILQKKSDDLKAPREVLLAKVPNMMNKEAMELFLKKIEIWQEENMK
- a CDS encoding acetate/propionate family kinase; translation: MPIILAVNAGSSSLKFQVFEMVDEQVIAKGLIERIGLGNPIFTMTTNEERINIIEQVDNHEQAVKLLMNMLIEKNVIDSLDEIEGIGHRVVHGGEVYSDSVLITTEVLDTLEKLSELAPLHNPANVTGINVFKKELPNVPAVAVFDTAFHQTMPESSYLYSIPYDYYEKYGIRKYGFHGTSHKYVSQRAAFLLNRPLETTRFISCHLGNGASIAAIHHGKSIDTSMGFTPLAGVTMGTRSGNIDPALIPYLMEKTGKNAEGVLDILNKKSGMLGVSGFSSDLRDIVGEAAKGNERAQLALDVFANRIHKYIGSYAARMNGVDAIIFTAGIGENSEVIREKVLKGLQFMGVYMDPDLNKINGKETFINYPHSPVKVIVIPTNEEIMIARDTVRIANL